Genomic DNA from Sphingomonas hankookensis:
CTACGGCGTGGGACTGCTCGACGTCGGGACGGCGATGCAGGCGCAAGCGCCGGCCAGTTCCTTCGTCGCTGCGCAGACGGCGCTGGCGAAGTTCTCCTCGGTGACCATGTCGGCACCGTTCGGTGGCGCGTCCGTGATCGGCCGTAGCATCGGCGGCATGACCGTGTTCGACCGCTACGGCCGCGACTACCGGATGACGGCGGCGACCGGCGTTCGCACGCGCGGCACCGGGCTGCTGGCCGGCGGCATGCTCGCGCCGGTCGACCCGCCGTGGCTGACGTCCGCCTCCACGAGCACCGATGCCCGTCTCGGCTTCACCTCCACCGTTCCCGACTATTGGCGGCAGGCCCGTCCGAGCCGACCGTCGATGGTCTCGTTCTCGCCCGCCCCCGGCCAGTCGGTGACGCTCGGTGCGAACGTCGTCGTCGGCGGGAGCGGCGGCGTCGCCGGATCCCCGTTGCGCGCGGTCGTCGCGACCCCGGTCGGCATGTCCTCGGCATGGTCCGGAAATGGCTGGGCCGCCGGCTTCTCGTCCGGTTCGTCGCGCGACGGACGTGCATCGTTGCGCTCCGCCTCCTTCTCCATGCCGTCTGGCTTCGGCTTTGCACTCTCCGATCTCGCCGAACGGGGTCGCGTGCTGGGCATGAGCCAGGACGTCGGTGTTGGACAGCGTGGGGCGAGGACGACCATGGCTTCGCTTACGATGCGACGAATGGTCGTCGGCATCCCCGTCTCCGCACGCGTCACCGCCGCCACCACCAGGGTGGAGGGCGGATCCGACACGATGCACTTCACCGGTCCGGTCATCGGCACCGCCTTCGCGGTCGAGGGCGCACACGGCCTGTTCGGGGGTACGGGGACTTTCGGCCTGTCCTCGCCGCTCCGCGTCGAACGCGCCCGCGTCATGATGCTGATGCCGGTGTCGTACGACCTCGTCTCCGGCACGCTGACGACCAGGACCGGCACCATCGATCTGACCCCGGACGCGAGGGAGCTTGACCTTGAGTTCGGGTGGTCCCGTGCGCTGACGCCGACCTCCTCGGTGCGGTTCGGTGTCGCCCATGCCTTCGATGCCGGACATGTCGCGGGTGCGACCGACACGGCGGGATACGTGACGCTGGTGCTGCGATGACCCGGCACCTCGCCGCACGCGCACCGCCTTCGGGCTGACGCGCCCACTCGCGCATAAGCCGAACACCATCAGGACTTGCGACGCCGGGAAGGCTTCCCGGCGATCGACGTCGCGTGTCCATCGCAGAAGGAAGACGAAAATGATCAGAACGATGACGATCGCCACGATGCTGCTGCTGGCGGTACCCGCATCCGCCAAGCCCGCACCGGCCGGCATGAGCCCGTTGCGGATGGACGTTGCCGGGGTTCGGCTGGCTATGCCGATCGAGCAGGTTCGCACTGCGCTCGCCGCCGCATCTTATAGTTGCAAGCCGTTCGGCAACGAGTCCGATTTTGCCGCGCGGGTGGCGGCCGAGGTGAAGGACCGCACCGGTGCCCGCGGCCCTGTTCCCTACACCACCGGGACGATGCAGTTCGACTGCCATGGGCTGAACGGCGAAGGCCTGACGATCCGTTTTGCGCAAGTACAGGCAGGAAGCATCGTCGACAATTTCTCACTTCGCATCGACGGCAGGACGGTCGATCTGCCCGCGTTGCGCAAGCAGTTGGCGGCGAAGTACGGACGACCGACCGTAGGTACCGACTTGCGGGGGTCTTGGTGTGACGCGGGCTACCGCTGCGGCGATGGCATGGTCTTCAGCGAGGGGCCGACGATCATCATCGATACCTCGAACGCCGTCACCATCAACGCAACCCGTGGCACCCGCGCCAGCAAGGCCGACGATGCCGCCATCATGGCTGCAGCTGACCGGCTGGTGCCGAAGAAATCCCGTGCGGCATTCTGAGCGGAGGCGGAGATGCCCTATCTGATCGGCATGATTCTCGGCGACACCCTCGCCAGGATCGGCTTCTTTCGTGCCGCGGGGGCGGCCATCGTGCTGGCCGCTACCGGCTTTCTCGCCCATCGCCTGGTCGCAGCCAACTTGGATCCCGACCATGCCTATATCGCCGCTGCCGCAGCACCGATGGCATTATTCGGCTGGGCGATCTGGCATCCGGCGGCGTCGCGCTTCCGACTGTGGATCGTGGACGGCGTCTATCTTGCCGCGCGGCTGGCGATGTGGTGGGCCGCAGCCGCATTCGCCATCGGCCTTGTCGCAGCCCAGTTCCGCATCGACCGCTGGTTGGCCGGGGAATGGCCGCAAGCAGCGACCGCCGCCTTTTTCTGGCTGGTGCAGCGGGCACTGGGCGCGCAGGTCGCCCGCTCGCACCGGATCATGGGCGAGCGCAGCGTCATCAAGGTTGACGCATGAGGGGCGCGCTGACGCTGCGGATCGTTGCGGCGCTCGTGCCGGTGCTGACGTCCACCGCCACAGTGGATGCG
This window encodes:
- a CDS encoding S8 family serine peptidase is translated as MTATMLLAACGGGGGGGVNSSGSIPAPSPSPPPTPTPPPTAADSAEYKASGAVVGMKAAYAYDRGITGKGVTIAVIDTGINVDEPEFKGRISADSTSFDQKIARCATCATEIVRYDLKDNNGHGSGTASVALAARDAKGMQGVAPEATLLALKIAGPDMSNVSPTSGPVPEGGGPNSALIAPAITYAVEKGAFVISMSLNGFAGGKIAGEQRKAMDLVRTSDRLFVQSVSNDVGQDSFAGQVTENMVGTDMTNKDWFLFGIRVDRNLQAPSGNGTPGALADRTLAVVASNIDVVGKDGTITTVTGNSFAAPAIAGAAALLKQYWPQLGGKAISRILLDTATDLGTPGVDQLYGVGLLDVGTAMQAQAPASSFVAAQTALAKFSSVTMSAPFGGASVIGRSIGGMTVFDRYGRDYRMTAATGVRTRGTGLLAGGMLAPVDPPWLTSASTSTDARLGFTSTVPDYWRQARPSRPSMVSFSPAPGQSVTLGANVVVGGSGGVAGSPLRAVVATPVGMSSAWSGNGWAAGFSSGSSRDGRASLRSASFSMPSGFGFALSDLAERGRVLGMSQDVGVGQRGARTTMASLTMRRMVVGIPVSARVTAATTRVEGGSDTMHFTGPVIGTAFAVEGAHGLFGGTGTFGLSSPLRVERARVMMLMPVSYDLVSGTLTTRTGTIDLTPDARELDLEFGWSRALTPTSSVRFGVAHAFDAGHVAGATDTAGYVTLVLR